The genomic region ACCCGTTGAATCGACTGGTTTGTCAGGTGTTTTTTGGGGTGTGCCCTCAGCTGAGTTTTCGGGTGATTTTTCAGGTGAGTTATCAGGCCAAAACGGCGTGCCGCCAAACTTACTGGCTAGTGGGTTGGTGTCGTTGGGCTGGTATTTCGCGTGGATACGAATGGCTGATTGCTGGCTTTGCTCAAATGCCTTTTGAAATTCGATGGGAATAAACATATTGCCGATGGATTGGGGTTGACTTAATACCTTATTATACCCTTATTATACCGACTTTATCCGTAGACTGAGAAATTAATACACCAACAGGTGGCGGTGATTTTTATTCTGTTATGATTTTACGGTAGTGGCACTGATATTATAGTGGATTTAGCGGTTAGCTGATGCTTACTTGGTGCTGTTCAAAAAATGAACAATGTAAAAAACCAAGTAGTAACCACGTTTCCACAGAGTTATCCACAGCTTTATCCACGAATTTTGTGGGTAACTCTGACTAAATTTAGTCATGGCGCGCTGCTATTAAAAAATGACATAGCCTGATTAATTGACATTTTTCTGTCATATTTCTTTAAGTTTTTCAGTAGCAGTCACCTGATTTATTTTCCTTAATAAATTCGTTCTCGAATCTTGTGTATAATTAAATCAATTAAAAAACAAATAGTTAAATAATATTGTTTTTTGACGGCGCTGTTTTTTGATGATTTTTAAACGAAATCATGCTGCTTTTCTCAAAGTGAATTTGCATGAAATAAATGTCATCTCGTGATAAGTTTGAGTATCACGCTATTGGTAAGGGGTTTGCCGATGTCAATAAAAAAAATGAAAAAAATGACTTGACGAATTCAATTTATCCACAAGCCGATGAAACACAAATTTTATGTACTGTTTGGTGTAAGAATTAGTCGACAATTTGAGCGAAGGTGATGTGAGAAAATTCCGTAAAAATGCAAAATAAGGGGCGTGAAATAGCAGGCATGCCTAGGCAAATTGATAATCTTTACGCGCCGCCAATTAATCGCCTCATTATAGCCATCATTATAGGCCTTATTATAGCATCAGTGTAACCCTCGCTATAAATCTCGGTATAAATTTTGGCATGGGCCCAGTCTATAAAAATGGGTTTGCAGTGATGCCAATCTAACAGATGCTTAAAGGTATTTAAAGGTATTTAAAAGTACTTATAAAGGTACTTAAAAGTACTTAATAGGGGCAGTCAGGTAAGGTATTGCCTGCTCCCCTGTTGTTAATTTATCCCTTTATTTTACGTAGGCGACGATACGCTAAGATACCCATTATAGGGATACCCATTATAGGCTGTAATCAATGACGCTACGGATTGATTTCCCTTGGTGCATGAGGTCAAATGCGTGGTTAATGTCAGTAAGCCCCATCGTGTGGGTGATAAAAGGCTTGATTTGAATTTCCCCCGCCATGGCTTTTTTAACGAGTGCGGGTAACTCACTGCGACCTTTGACGCCACCAAATGCACTGCCACGCCAGACACGTCCTGTGACAAGCTGAAATGGTCGGGTTGAGATTTCTTGCCCTGCGCCTGCGACACCGATAATGACGGATTCGCCCCAGCCTTTGTGGCAACATTCTAGCGCAGCACGCATGAGATTGACGTTGCCTACACACTCAAATGAATAGTCCACACCGCCGTCGGTAAGGTCGACAATGACGTCTTGGATTGGTTTGTCATAATCTTTGGGGTTAATACAGTCGGTGGCACCCATCGAAGTGGCGAGTTTAAATTTATCGGGATTAATATCAATCCCGATAATACGCCCAGCATTCGCCATTTTGGCGCCTTGGATGCAGGCGAGTCCAATGCCACCTAGACCGAAAATCGCAACGGTTGCGCCCGCTTCGACTTTGGCGGTGTTATTGACAGCGCCTATACCCGTGGTTACGCCACAACCGAGTAGACAAGCCTCTTCGTGTGGCGCATTTTCATCAATCTTGGCCACCGAAATTTCGGGTAATACGGTGTATTCACTAAAAGTTGATGTGCCCATGTAATGATAGATAGGTTTACCTTCGTAACTGAATCGAGAGGTGCCATCTGGCATTAAGCCTTTGCCTTGGGTGCTGCGGATTTTTTGGCAGAGATTGGTTTTCCCTGATTGGCAAAATTTGCACTCGCCGCATTCGGGCGTATAAAGCGGTATTACGTGGTCACCAACCGCAACAGAAGAAACCCCATCGCCGACAGCAACAACGATACCCGCACCCTCGTGACCTAAAATGGCAGGGAAAACGCCTTCTGGGTCTTCGCCTGATAAGGTGAATGCATCAGTATGGCAGACACCAGTGTGGGTGATTTTGACCATGACTTCCCCCGTTTTTGGGGGCTCGACATCGACTTCAATAATTTGTAAAGGTTCACCAGGGGCAAAGGCGACGGCTGCACGTGATTTCATGATGTTCTCCTGATTGGTTGTGTATTAGTTTGTGAGTATTAGTTTGTGAGTATTATTTGTGTTATTAGTTTAATTGGACAAGGATGCGATGAACGGGGTGAACGATACAAGCGAATATCCGATAAGCAAATTTTCGATAAGCGGATGTTCGATAAGCGAATGTTCGATAAGCGAATTATCTAAGTCGCGACAAAGCAATCGCAACGAAGCAAGTCTCAACTAAGCGTTATTTGTCATTTTTGTCAGCTTAGCCATATAAGTTATCGAATAATGCGCTTAAAATCAACCAATGGATAAAACAATGGAGAGAAATTGTGTATTTACATTGCGTATTTTAGTTGAGTGCCATGAAAAAATAGGCAAAAAATATGCCTTAAAATCAAGCTATGCTAAAATAAAAAAATCTCACGCTAGGTGAATAGTTGGGTGAATAGTTGGGTGAATGGCTGGGTCAATAGCTGGATGAATAAAAACAACAAAGCGGAAGTGGTGAAAGACTTGTTTTTGGGTCAGTTTGGGGCGCGTTTGAGGCACGTTTGGGGGAGAAAGTCGGGTGATAGAATTA from Ostreibacterium oceani harbors:
- a CDS encoding S-(hydroxymethyl)glutathione dehydrogenase/class III alcohol dehydrogenase, whose translation is MKSRAAVAFAPGEPLQIIEVDVEPPKTGEVMVKITHTGVCHTDAFTLSGEDPEGVFPAILGHEGAGIVVAVGDGVSSVAVGDHVIPLYTPECGECKFCQSGKTNLCQKIRSTQGKGLMPDGTSRFSYEGKPIYHYMGTSTFSEYTVLPEISVAKIDENAPHEEACLLGCGVTTGIGAVNNTAKVEAGATVAIFGLGGIGLACIQGAKMANAGRIIGIDINPDKFKLATSMGATDCINPKDYDKPIQDVIVDLTDGGVDYSFECVGNVNLMRAALECCHKGWGESVIIGVAGAGQEISTRPFQLVTGRVWRGSAFGGVKGRSELPALVKKAMAGEIQIKPFITHTMGLTDINHAFDLMHQGKSIRSVIDYSL